One genomic region from Mesorhizobium terrae encodes:
- a CDS encoding glycosyltransferase family 2 protein, which produces MTTRLANDNLRGWPTVEPLMVPVVTGLRRMEYFAGVALWLGALAYFWVWWLAPVHHFSLFGTVLTTCELAWITLIPGYFMAVFAFARKPTGPLRIPQGSRVAMVVTKAPSEPFQVVAQTLRAMLAQTVPHDTWLADEDPSSETIDWCRRHSVYVSTRRGRSDYHRPTWPRRTRCKEGNLAFFYDHYGYYYYDFVAQLDADHVPEPDYLWHMLRPFADPAVGYVSAPSICDSNANQSWSARGRLYAEASMHGALQAGYNGGFAPLCIGSHYAVRTRALKEIGGLGPELAEDHSTTLMMNAHGWRGVHALDAIAHGDGPSTFGDLVTQEFQWSRSLVMLLLQYSPTYVPRLPLRLRFQFLFSQVWYPLFATFMLLLVATPIIALLRGENFVAVTYPDFLTHFMPLSLLLVGLSYRWRATRSFRPIDGKILCWENALFLLARWPWAFAGCIAALRDWLTGTVVDFRVTPKGTSDVDPLPFRVYAPYVVVALASILPVLLVKDAGASRGFYLFAIVNSLLYTVLTLVILYRHERENRVRAGSRFHRPAIAAGLLSMIVLPGVATAEHGRESIEVLVWGSGRLQLFDERYSAAGAGVGRTALRTTVFNPHWQSTSSDQLN; this is translated from the coding sequence ATGACGACGCGCCTGGCCAACGACAATCTGCGAGGCTGGCCAACGGTCGAGCCGCTCATGGTGCCGGTCGTGACCGGTCTGCGGCGGATGGAGTATTTCGCCGGCGTGGCGCTTTGGCTCGGGGCTTTGGCCTATTTCTGGGTTTGGTGGCTGGCGCCGGTGCATCATTTCAGCCTGTTCGGCACGGTCTTGACCACCTGCGAGCTGGCCTGGATCACGCTGATCCCCGGATACTTCATGGCCGTCTTCGCTTTTGCCAGGAAGCCCACCGGGCCGCTTCGGATACCGCAGGGCAGCCGTGTCGCCATGGTGGTAACCAAAGCGCCGTCCGAGCCATTCCAGGTGGTCGCACAGACGCTGCGCGCCATGCTCGCACAGACAGTGCCGCACGATACATGGCTGGCCGACGAAGATCCGTCGTCCGAAACCATCGACTGGTGTCGCCGTCACAGCGTCTACGTTTCGACCCGCCGTGGGCGCAGCGATTATCATCGTCCAACGTGGCCGCGCCGCACGCGCTGCAAGGAAGGCAATCTCGCCTTCTTCTATGATCACTACGGCTATTATTATTACGACTTCGTCGCGCAGCTCGACGCCGATCACGTGCCCGAACCGGATTATCTCTGGCACATGTTGCGGCCCTTCGCCGATCCGGCGGTTGGCTATGTGTCCGCACCGAGCATCTGTGACAGCAATGCCAACCAGAGTTGGTCGGCGCGCGGCCGCCTCTATGCGGAAGCAAGCATGCACGGCGCCTTGCAGGCCGGTTACAATGGCGGTTTCGCTCCCCTTTGCATCGGATCGCACTACGCGGTGCGCACGCGGGCGCTCAAGGAGATTGGCGGTCTTGGACCGGAACTGGCCGAGGATCATTCGACCACGCTGATGATGAACGCGCATGGCTGGCGCGGCGTGCATGCGCTGGATGCCATCGCGCATGGCGATGGCCCCAGCACCTTCGGCGATCTGGTGACGCAGGAATTCCAGTGGTCGCGTAGCCTGGTCATGCTGCTTCTGCAATATTCGCCGACCTATGTGCCGCGGCTGCCGTTGCGGCTGCGCTTCCAGTTCCTGTTTTCGCAGGTCTGGTATCCGCTGTTTGCCACCTTCATGCTGCTTTTGGTGGCGACGCCGATCATCGCACTGCTGCGCGGAGAAAACTTCGTCGCGGTGACCTATCCCGATTTCCTGACGCATTTCATGCCGCTGTCGCTGCTGCTGGTCGGCCTATCCTATCGCTGGCGCGCGACGCGCAGCTTCCGTCCGATCGACGGCAAGATCCTGTGCTGGGAGAACGCGCTGTTCCTGTTGGCGCGCTGGCCCTGGGCGTTTGCCGGATGCATCGCCGCCTTGCGGGATTGGCTCACCGGCACGGTTGTCGATTTCCGCGTCACCCCGAAGGGCACTTCCGACGTCGATCCGTTGCCGTTCCGTGTCTATGCGCCCTACGTGGTGGTCGCGCTGGCCTCGATCCTGCCGGTTCTGCTGGTGAAGGACGCCGGCGCCAGCCGCGGCTTCTACCTGTTCGCCATCGTCAACAGCCTGCTCTACACGGTGCTGACCCTGGTCATCCTGTACCGGCACGAGCGCGAGAACCGGGTGCGGGCGGGCAGTCGCTTCCATCGCCCCGCGATCGCGGCTGGTCTCCTGTCGATGATCGTGCTGCCGGGCGTCGCTACGGCCGAGCACGGTCGTGAGAGCATCGAGGTGCTGGTCTGGGGTTCGGGTCGTCTACAGCTTTTCGACGAACGCTATTCGGCGGCCGGGGCGGGCGTTGGGCGAACCGCGCTGCGCACCACCGTTTTCAACCCGCATTGGCAATCGACGTCATCGGATCAACTGAACTGA
- the galE gene encoding UDP-glucose 4-epimerase GalE has protein sequence MSVQRILVTGGAGYIGSHTAKLLRSRGLEPIVYDNLATGNRVSVRWGPFIHGDVLDTVHLARTITQQKPAAIIHFAASAYVGESVKEPSKYYRNNVAGTLSLLDACLQAGVDKIIFSSSCATYGVPAVLPIAETTPQVPINPYGKTKLIAEHMLADYAAAFGLRYVALRYFNACGADPEGELGEWHDPETHLIPRALLAAAGRIERLDVFGDDYDTADGTCVRDYIHVSDLAWAHVLAYEHLVRGGDNIAVNLGTGHGSSVLEILETIDRVTGHSVPIAIHPRRAGDPPALYADPHLARATLGFSPQYSDLETIVRTAARFFGLEAQP, from the coding sequence ATGTCGGTCCAGCGTATCCTTGTTACCGGCGGGGCCGGTTACATCGGCAGCCACACAGCCAAATTGCTGCGGTCGCGTGGGCTGGAACCGATCGTCTACGACAACCTGGCAACGGGCAATCGTGTCTCGGTACGCTGGGGTCCGTTCATCCATGGCGACGTGCTCGACACGGTGCATCTGGCACGCACGATCACCCAGCAGAAGCCGGCCGCGATCATCCATTTCGCCGCCTCGGCCTATGTCGGCGAGTCCGTGAAGGAGCCGTCGAAATATTACCGCAACAATGTCGCGGGTACGCTCTCGCTCCTTGATGCCTGCCTGCAGGCGGGGGTCGACAAGATCATCTTCTCATCGAGCTGCGCCACCTATGGCGTGCCGGCCGTGCTGCCGATCGCCGAGACGACGCCGCAGGTTCCGATCAACCCCTACGGCAAGACCAAGCTGATCGCCGAACATATGCTGGCCGACTATGCGGCGGCATTCGGCCTGCGCTACGTGGCGCTGCGCTATTTCAACGCCTGTGGGGCCGACCCAGAAGGCGAATTGGGCGAATGGCATGACCCCGAGACCCATCTCATTCCGCGGGCATTGCTGGCCGCCGCCGGCCGCATCGAACGGCTGGATGTGTTCGGCGACGACTACGATACCGCCGACGGCACCTGCGTACGCGACTATATCCATGTCAGCGACCTCGCCTGGGCGCATGTGCTCGCCTACGAACATCTGGTGCGGGGCGGGGATAACATCGCCGTCAATCTCGGTACCGGCCACGGGTCGTCGGTTCTCGAAATCCTCGAGACCATAGATCGGGTCACAGGGCACAGCGTCCCCATCGCCATCCATCCGCGTCGCGCCGGTGATCCACCGGCTCTCTACGCCGACCCACACCTCGCCCGCGCCACGCTCGGTTTCTCACCCCAATATTCGGACCTTGAGACGATCGTGCGGACGGCCGCCCGGTTCTTCGGCCTGGAGGCGCAGCCATGA
- a CDS encoding UDP-glucuronic acid decarboxylase family protein: protein MQIRHAESLKTILVAGGAGFLGSHLCERLLREGHSVICADNFSTGRAENIGHLKLLGAFTARHHDIIAPLDAEVDEIYNLACPASPRHYQADPIHTTKTCVLGSLNLLELAARSGARIFQASTSEVYGDPNVHPQVEAYWGNVNPFGSRSCYDEGKRCAETLFHDFNAVHGVEIKVVRIFNTYGPRMRSDDGRVVSNFIVQALRGEDITVYGDGSQTRSFCFVDDLIDGFLRMMASPASLTGPVNLGNPAEFTVGELAELVLDLTGSRSKIVRRPLPADDPRQRRPDISQATRDLGWHPNVPLADGLKQTIAYFDGLLSAKGRKLAEVA from the coding sequence CTGCAGATACGGCACGCGGAATCCTTGAAGACAATTCTCGTTGCTGGCGGCGCAGGTTTTCTTGGTTCGCATTTGTGCGAACGCCTCTTGCGAGAGGGGCATAGCGTGATCTGCGCCGACAATTTTTCCACGGGCAGAGCGGAAAACATCGGACATCTGAAGCTGCTGGGCGCTTTTACAGCGCGTCACCACGACATCATTGCTCCGCTCGATGCCGAGGTCGACGAGATTTACAATCTTGCCTGCCCAGCCTCGCCTCGGCACTACCAGGCAGATCCCATCCACACCACCAAGACCTGCGTGCTCGGCTCATTGAACCTTCTTGAGCTCGCCGCGCGGTCCGGGGCGCGTATCTTCCAGGCGTCGACCTCCGAGGTCTATGGCGACCCCAATGTGCATCCGCAGGTCGAGGCCTATTGGGGCAACGTCAATCCATTCGGGTCGCGCTCCTGCTACGACGAGGGCAAGCGCTGCGCGGAAACGCTGTTTCACGATTTCAACGCGGTGCACGGTGTCGAAATCAAGGTCGTGCGCATCTTCAATACCTACGGGCCGCGCATGCGGTCCGACGATGGCCGCGTGGTTTCGAATTTCATCGTCCAGGCGCTGCGTGGCGAAGACATCACCGTCTATGGCGACGGCTCGCAGACGCGCTCGTTCTGCTTCGTCGACGACCTGATCGACGGCTTCCTGCGCATGATGGCCTCGCCGGCGTCGCTGACTGGACCCGTCAATCTCGGCAACCCCGCAGAGTTCACCGTCGGTGAACTCGCTGAACTGGTCCTCGACTTGACCGGCTCCCGTTCGAAGATCGTCCGTCGTCCGCTGCCGGCCGACGATCCGCGCCAGCGGCGCCCCGACATTTCGCAGGCCACCCGTGATCTTGGCTGGCACCCGAATGTGCCTCTCGCCGACGGGCTGAAGCAGACCATCGCCTATTTCGACGGCCTTCTCTCAGCCAAGGGGCGCAAGCTTGCCGAGGTGGCGTGA
- a CDS encoding helix-turn-helix domain-containing protein, whose amino-acid sequence MSADQLLSVNNLECRRRHFLTMQLFNQSRRLIGEGGLGGGLWMSDHSDRPNRPDTSPGAESVPGVERRRWPREPVNGAVADRAAPTEPALKPLRFSTLPLAIADQFPAWRAHLDPIAEVLLPDDARPENGFNAEHTAWNLGKMLLVQQRAAAYRYVRSAAKLKSSSIDHWYIGIPRRGHAWTEVDGHVVESTSGTVTFRSLGHPYRGRVTESEVMLLYMPYDLFAEHAGMLVAANNSILSGNFATLLIDYIASVEARLPTLVADDLPKIVHTIRDMLITCLASLPSSGKEPVAQSMLGVMERVHRHVHDNLHSHDLNPDTISRAAGISRTRLYQLFEASGGVLNYIRKKRLQDAYATLSDPTNSSRILDIAEDAGFDVAANFTRAFSHEFGLSPREVRKAAATNTPPLATKSDGAATPTFERWLRELGQ is encoded by the coding sequence ATGTCTGCCGACCAACTACTCAGCGTTAATAATCTTGAGTGCAGGCGTAGACATTTCTTGACCATGCAACTTTTTAACCAGTCGCGACGTTTAATCGGCGAAGGGGGGCTTGGTGGAGGGCTCTGGATGAGTGATCATTCAGACCGACCGAACAGGCCAGACACGTCGCCCGGCGCGGAATCCGTACCCGGCGTCGAAAGGCGGCGTTGGCCACGCGAACCGGTCAATGGGGCAGTTGCTGATCGTGCTGCACCAACCGAACCCGCGCTGAAGCCGCTGCGATTTTCAACGCTGCCGCTGGCGATCGCAGATCAGTTTCCAGCGTGGCGCGCGCATCTTGACCCGATTGCCGAAGTTCTTCTGCCGGACGACGCCAGGCCCGAGAACGGCTTCAACGCCGAACATACGGCCTGGAATCTCGGCAAGATGTTGCTTGTCCAGCAGCGCGCGGCCGCTTACCGCTATGTGAGATCGGCGGCAAAACTGAAATCGAGTTCGATCGACCACTGGTATATCGGCATTCCCCGACGGGGCCACGCCTGGACGGAGGTTGACGGGCACGTGGTCGAAAGCACCTCGGGCACGGTAACATTCCGGTCTCTTGGCCATCCTTATCGCGGGCGTGTGACAGAGTCCGAAGTCATGCTCCTCTACATGCCCTATGACCTGTTCGCCGAACACGCGGGAATGCTCGTCGCAGCCAACAACTCGATCCTGAGCGGCAACTTCGCTACCCTGTTGATCGACTACATTGCCAGCGTCGAGGCCAGACTACCGACCCTGGTTGCCGACGACCTGCCGAAGATCGTGCACACGATCCGCGACATGCTCATCACCTGCCTTGCTTCATTGCCTTCGTCCGGCAAGGAACCGGTCGCGCAATCGATGCTCGGCGTGATGGAGCGGGTACACCGCCACGTCCACGACAATCTTCATTCGCACGATCTCAACCCGGATACCATTTCCAGAGCCGCCGGCATTTCGCGGACCCGTCTCTACCAGCTCTTCGAAGCGAGCGGCGGCGTGCTCAACTACATCCGCAAGAAGCGGCTGCAGGATGCCTATGCGACGTTGAGCGACCCGACCAACAGCAGTCGTATTCTGGATATCGCCGAAGACGCCGGCTTCGACGTCGCCGCCAATTTCACCCGTGCCTTCTCGCACGAATTCGGCCTCAGTCCGCGTGAAGTGCGCAAGGCAGCCGCCACCAACACGCCGCCTTTGGCCACCAAGAGCGATGGCGCGGCAACACCCACATTCGAAAGGTGGCTACGCGAACTGGGGCAGTGA